A region of Salinibacter sp. 10B DNA encodes the following proteins:
- a CDS encoding lasso peptide biosynthesis B2 protein yields MRNNVTRRLLSRGRRGAQTLRRITWAEWKALGLAGGTVMAVALLLRLVSFRRVQRLLSGAASRSECSVRLSEDDEQRLLWAVAAISRRLFPARPCLTQALAAQVLLRWRKGRPAQLRIGVARADDNQIRAHAWLERDGNVLIGGGASPRVYSLLSGRAEDPL; encoded by the coding sequence ATGCGCAATAATGTCACCAGACGGCTGCTTTCTCGCGGAAGGCGGGGAGCACAAACGCTGCGCCGGATCACCTGGGCCGAATGGAAAGCGCTCGGCCTTGCGGGGGGCACGGTGATGGCCGTCGCCCTGCTCCTACGTCTGGTTTCGTTTCGACGCGTCCAGCGCCTGCTTTCGGGGGCGGCGTCTCGATCGGAGTGCTCCGTGCGGCTGAGCGAAGACGACGAGCAGCGACTACTGTGGGCCGTCGCAGCGATAAGCCGGCGGCTGTTCCCGGCTCGTCCGTGCCTCACGCAGGCCCTTGCCGCGCAGGTCCTCCTTCGGTGGAGGAAGGGGCGACCCGCACAGTTGCGCATCGGCGTGGCTCGGGCCGACGACAATCAAATTCGGGCCCATGCCTGGCTCGAGCGAGACGGGAACGTCCTAATTGGAGGGGGCGCATCGCCTCGGGTTTACAGCCTGCTTTCCGGACGAGCAGAGGACCCCCTTTAG
- a CDS encoding nucleotidyltransferase family protein, with protein MSFAFVSASAPPFLRSAPPFAPETQLLCLCARSEVEGEREDRLRALLAEPLDWAAVLTAAALHGVSGMLYHHLARHAASVPADALSCLQRRAQATQFYNMRVMTELVRIAALFRAEGIPLLTYKGAALASRYYGNLAFRRFGDVDLLVHRDNLGQAKALLLGEGYATVRSLSDEQEHMRHEAQLGYELHHEERDVLVELHWALLNRALTFRLSSDDVWARSTTHQFGTSSVQVLDPDDLLLYLCAHGTKHHWSRLLWVSDVAQVLRADPDRDWGRLMKRARSIGSLRTLLLGVILAGRWLDVEVPPEVHRRIASDETVERLVQEVETKWFGTQKGLFRPVEWSTFWFAFRTRQRLRDNLALLGHYAALAVTPTEHDYAFLSLPPSLWGLYYLIRPFRLLRDGGRALARLVDGTAKPTSHHAQ; from the coding sequence ATGTCTTTTGCCTTTGTTTCCGCTTCAGCGCCCCCCTTCCTTCGTTCGGCTCCGCCCTTCGCACCGGAGACGCAGCTTCTGTGTCTGTGTGCGCGGTCTGAGGTGGAGGGGGAGCGGGAGGATCGCCTTCGGGCCCTCCTCGCAGAGCCACTCGATTGGGCCGCTGTGCTCACGGCGGCCGCGCTTCACGGCGTTTCGGGAATGCTCTACCACCACCTTGCCCGTCACGCTGCCAGCGTTCCCGCCGATGCGTTGTCGTGTCTCCAACGCCGTGCGCAAGCTACGCAGTTTTACAACATGCGGGTCATGACAGAGCTGGTACGAATCGCGGCACTGTTTCGGGCCGAGGGGATTCCGCTTCTCACCTACAAAGGGGCTGCTCTGGCCTCTCGCTACTACGGAAATCTGGCCTTTCGGCGTTTCGGGGACGTAGACCTTCTCGTTCATCGGGACAATCTGGGCCAGGCGAAAGCTCTTCTGCTCGGGGAAGGATACGCCACTGTTCGGTCGCTATCGGACGAACAAGAGCACATGAGGCATGAGGCACAGCTCGGCTATGAGTTGCACCACGAAGAACGGGACGTGCTCGTCGAGCTGCATTGGGCACTGCTCAACCGTGCACTCACATTCCGCCTCTCGTCCGATGACGTATGGGCGCGATCCACGACGCACCAGTTCGGCACCAGTTCGGTGCAGGTGCTCGATCCGGATGATTTACTGCTGTACCTGTGTGCGCACGGGACCAAGCATCACTGGAGCCGTCTGCTGTGGGTGAGCGACGTGGCGCAGGTGCTGCGGGCAGATCCCGATCGCGACTGGGGACGGCTGATGAAGCGAGCCCGTTCGATCGGGAGCCTGCGCACCTTGCTTCTAGGGGTGATCCTTGCGGGGCGGTGGCTGGACGTGGAAGTGCCGCCGGAGGTGCATCGCCGAATTGCGTCAGACGAAACGGTCGAACGGCTGGTGCAAGAGGTGGAGACGAAGTGGTTTGGTACGCAGAAAGGCCTCTTTCGGCCCGTCGAATGGTCCACGTTCTGGTTCGCCTTCCGCACGCGCCAGCGCCTGCGCGACAATCTGGCCCTTCTCGGGCACTACGCGGCCCTGGCCGTAACGCCGACCGAGCACGATTATGCGTTTCTATCGCTTCCTCCATCCCTCTGGGGATTGTACTACCTCATTCGTCCGTTTCGCCTCCTTCGAGATGGGGGCCGCGCCCTTGCTCGTCTTGTGGACGGAACGGCCAAACCAACGTCACACCATGCGCAATAA
- a CDS encoding thioredoxin family protein: MSLSDLVDFPTRSMRTTRLVSCLLLVGLLGITAHPASAQITIPPQSFEEVIATAQEEQTPILVEIYASWCPYCQRMQNTVYSHSTVQQYLDDNFTYVRLNSDTTGGNHTYANRTLTTSQLASVLGARGVPTTVFMKPDGTPIARQPGFIKRPTFLTMIRFVGSGAYEDQSYKEFARQQSK; this comes from the coding sequence ATGTCCCTCTCCGATCTCGTGGATTTCCCCACCCGGTCTATGCGCACCACACGCCTTGTCTCCTGCCTCCTGCTAGTAGGCCTCCTGGGCATCACTGCCCATCCGGCCTCCGCTCAGATTACCATTCCTCCACAGTCCTTCGAAGAGGTCATCGCGACAGCACAGGAGGAACAAACGCCCATTCTGGTCGAGATCTATGCGTCCTGGTGCCCCTACTGCCAGCGCATGCAAAACACGGTGTACTCCCATTCCACCGTGCAGCAGTATCTGGACGACAACTTTACCTACGTCCGTCTGAATAGCGATACAACGGGGGGAAACCACACCTACGCCAACCGGACGCTCACCACGAGCCAGCTCGCCTCGGTCCTCGGAGCACGGGGCGTGCCCACCACCGTGTTCATGAAGCCCGACGGCACCCCCATCGCCCGGCAGCCCGGCTTCATCAAGCGCCCCACCTTTCTTACGATGATCCGATTCGTCGGGTCAGGGGCCTACGAGGACCAAAGCTACAAGGAGTTCGCGCGCCAGCAGTCAAAATAG
- a CDS encoding ScyD/ScyE family protein, with the protein MRYAQGALLAFATMAMLFVGCDTSAPDAEEDPVPPEAHVEARGAMMQGVPPPNNPTGPSGGTVLSGPVFDLATAPNGSILAVETVSPGTDIPPEGTNTSVVKEISRQGVQEVTEIATVTGSPINGIETIGRGNFFATSGGLDQAVGAGVWHVTRGTARKVGNVEAFEQAVDPDANEGLKWKDPRCEINPSQGFTAGPQSNPYHLAHRSGSEVLVADAAGNTLLSARTNGTVEWVSILTPPTTGPPAASTDPTDWRVLFPLSQDTNCYVQPVPTAVDVGPSGDYYVGELTGVTPENLEGNPSTDLSRVWRVEERAQNVTCPSDHCEVALSGLTSVIDVEFGPNGDLYVVEYDENGWFAATALGNPAGGTINRCDVETGQCTAVTDDLTLPGAIAFDKEGTLWLLENNIGTPTVRPVPSAAP; encoded by the coding sequence ATGAGATACGCACAGGGTGCCCTTCTCGCTTTTGCTACAATGGCCATGCTGTTCGTCGGATGTGACACCTCTGCTCCCGACGCAGAGGAAGACCCGGTTCCTCCCGAAGCCCACGTCGAAGCCCGCGGGGCTATGATGCAGGGGGTGCCTCCCCCGAACAATCCAACGGGGCCGTCGGGGGGGACCGTGCTCTCCGGCCCGGTGTTTGACCTGGCGACTGCCCCCAATGGGAGTATCCTCGCCGTCGAAACGGTGTCCCCCGGAACCGACATTCCCCCTGAGGGAACCAACACGTCGGTCGTCAAGGAAATCAGCCGACAGGGCGTGCAGGAGGTGACGGAAATTGCGACGGTGACGGGCTCGCCGATCAACGGAATCGAAACGATTGGCCGCGGCAACTTCTTCGCGACCAGCGGGGGACTCGACCAGGCCGTCGGCGCGGGCGTGTGGCACGTGACGCGCGGCACCGCCCGAAAGGTCGGCAACGTGGAGGCCTTCGAGCAGGCCGTTGACCCGGACGCGAACGAGGGACTGAAGTGGAAAGACCCACGCTGTGAGATCAATCCATCGCAGGGGTTCACCGCGGGGCCGCAGTCCAACCCGTACCACCTCGCCCATCGTTCCGGAAGTGAGGTGCTGGTGGCCGACGCGGCGGGAAATACGCTGCTATCGGCCCGTACGAACGGGACGGTCGAGTGGGTGTCCATCCTCACGCCCCCGACGACTGGCCCGCCGGCGGCTTCCACCGACCCCACCGACTGGCGAGTGCTGTTCCCCCTCTCTCAGGACACAAACTGCTACGTACAACCCGTGCCGACTGCGGTTGACGTGGGACCGAGCGGGGATTACTACGTTGGGGAGCTGACCGGCGTGACGCCCGAAAACCTCGAAGGCAATCCCTCTACGGACCTCTCCCGCGTGTGGCGCGTCGAGGAAAGGGCACAGAACGTCACCTGCCCGTCTGACCACTGCGAGGTTGCCCTCTCCGGGCTTACGTCGGTGATTGACGTCGAATTCGGACCCAACGGCGACTTGTACGTCGTCGAGTACGACGAGAACGGCTGGTTTGCCGCCACCGCACTGGGAAACCCGGCGGGAGGCACCATCAACCGCTGCGATGTTGAAACGGGACAGTGCACCGCAGTAACGGACGACCTCACGCTCCCGGGAGCAATCGCCTTCGACAAGGAGGGGACGCTGTGGCTTCTGGAAAACAACATCGGAACGCCGACGGTCCGCCCCGTGCCCTCCGCTGCTCCGTAG
- a CDS encoding PQQ-dependent sugar dehydrogenase → MRRSVLLVLALFLPACGISIPDWGGDALSPDRITVPDGFRVEIFSDQLPEARSMALSRSGTLFVGSRDGGEVYALRDVDDDHRADSVYTIATGLNTPNGVAVRQGDLYVAEISRILRYENIDARLDDPPTPTVVSDAFPSDTHHGWKYIDFGPSDSLYVPVGAPCNICDEGDPYASIHRIAPDGSGHTIVARGVRNTVGFDWHPETGDLWFTDNGRDWLGDDRPPDELNRLTDPPQHFGYPYVHGDSLLDPEYGEGHDPAEYTAPVQELGPHVAALGMTFYTGQQFPEAYREQVFIAEHGSWNRSTKIGYRVTLVRLNDEGTAVGYEPFATGWLRNGDNWGRPVDVLQTPEGALLVSDDQTGTIYRISYEPL, encoded by the coding sequence ATGCGACGGTCCGTTCTGCTCGTGCTCGCACTGTTTCTGCCGGCCTGCGGCATTTCGATTCCGGATTGGGGCGGAGACGCACTCTCGCCTGACCGAATTACGGTTCCCGATGGCTTTCGCGTCGAGATCTTTTCCGATCAGCTGCCGGAGGCGCGGTCAATGGCGCTCTCCCGGTCTGGAACGCTCTTCGTAGGGTCCCGGGACGGGGGCGAGGTCTATGCGCTGCGAGATGTGGACGACGACCATCGGGCCGATTCGGTCTATACCATTGCCACGGGACTCAACACGCCGAATGGAGTGGCGGTGCGCCAGGGGGACCTCTACGTGGCTGAGATTTCGCGCATTTTGCGCTACGAGAATATCGATGCCCGGTTGGACGACCCGCCGACACCCACCGTTGTGTCCGATGCCTTCCCGAGTGATACGCATCACGGATGGAAGTATATCGACTTCGGCCCAAGCGACAGTCTCTACGTGCCTGTGGGAGCGCCATGCAACATCTGCGACGAAGGCGATCCGTATGCGTCCATTCATCGCATCGCGCCGGATGGCAGTGGGCACACCATCGTGGCGCGGGGCGTGCGCAACACCGTGGGATTCGACTGGCATCCAGAGACGGGCGACCTCTGGTTTACCGATAATGGCCGCGATTGGCTCGGCGACGACCGCCCGCCCGACGAACTGAACCGTCTCACAGATCCCCCACAGCACTTCGGCTATCCCTACGTGCATGGCGACAGCTTGCTCGATCCGGAATACGGAGAGGGGCACGACCCGGCCGAGTATACAGCCCCCGTGCAAGAGTTGGGACCGCACGTTGCGGCACTGGGCATGACGTTTTACACGGGACAGCAGTTTCCGGAGGCGTACCGGGAACAGGTCTTCATCGCCGAGCACGGCTCCTGGAATCGGAGTACCAAGATCGGCTACCGCGTCACCCTCGTGCGGCTGAACGACGAGGGGACGGCGGTCGGCTACGAGCCCTTCGCGACGGGCTGGCTTCGGAACGGCGACAACTGGGGACGGCCGGTGGACGTACTGCAGACGCCCGAGGGAGCACTGCTGGTCTCCGACGACCAGACCGGCACCATCTACCGCATCTCATACGAGCCGCTCTAG
- a CDS encoding PqqD family peptide modification chaperone, which yields MDSTSQQLSLDSSVARTDDNLSSNLAGEEVILNLMDGVYYGLNEVGARIWALMETADTPREICDALQEEYDVDRSTLESDVRAILVDMEEAGLIECSPDRGDE from the coding sequence ATGGACTCAACTTCCCAGCAGCTTTCGCTTGACAGCTCCGTAGCGCGCACCGACGACAACTTGTCGTCCAATCTCGCCGGGGAAGAAGTGATTTTAAACCTCATGGATGGCGTGTACTACGGCTTGAACGAGGTCGGGGCGCGTATCTGGGCCCTGATGGAGACCGCCGACACGCCCCGCGAGATCTGTGATGCGCTCCAAGAAGAATATGACGTGGACCGGAGCACGCTCGAATCGGACGTGCGTGCTATCCTGGTGGATATGGAGGAGGCCGGGCTCATTGAATGCTCTCCCGATCGGGGAGACGAGTAG
- a CDS encoding histone deacetylase, with protein MRVSYSDGYYVPLPDGHPFPMAKFPALHRRLLDEGLIVPSDVVAPRQADWADLQRVHTSDYLKRLAQGALSDHAERRMGLPWSERLVYRSRLAVQGTINAAFMALTDGRAANLAGGTHHAFPDWGEGFCVLNDVAVAVRVLQSSCWAQRILIVDLDVHQGNGNAAFFAEDDSVFTFSMHGAKNYPFEKPPSSLDVPLDDATGDETYLETLKTHLPRTLDAVNPDLVFYLGGIDVAADDRFGRINLSREGLHARDGYVLEQIHDRNLPVVLLLSGGYAETPELTADLHAIMHREAARVFSPSPHSAA; from the coding sequence ATGCGCGTCAGCTACAGCGACGGGTACTACGTGCCGCTTCCAGACGGCCACCCATTTCCGATGGCCAAGTTTCCGGCCCTGCACCGTCGCCTGCTCGATGAGGGGCTGATCGTGCCGTCCGACGTCGTGGCCCCCCGGCAGGCCGACTGGGCCGACCTCCAGCGGGTACACACGTCGGACTACCTGAAACGACTGGCCCAGGGCGCCCTGTCCGATCACGCCGAGCGCCGGATGGGCCTTCCCTGGTCGGAACGGCTCGTCTACCGCTCGCGGCTGGCCGTGCAGGGCACCATCAACGCCGCGTTCATGGCCCTTACCGATGGCCGTGCGGCCAACCTGGCTGGAGGCACGCACCACGCGTTTCCGGACTGGGGCGAGGGCTTTTGTGTGCTGAATGATGTGGCCGTCGCCGTGCGGGTCCTGCAGTCGTCCTGCTGGGCACAGCGCATTCTGATCGTCGACCTCGACGTCCACCAGGGCAACGGCAACGCAGCCTTTTTTGCGGAGGACGACTCGGTGTTCACCTTTTCGATGCACGGCGCCAAGAACTACCCTTTTGAGAAACCGCCGTCCTCGCTCGACGTGCCCCTCGACGACGCGACCGGCGATGAGACGTATCTGGAGACACTGAAGACGCACCTCCCCCGCACGCTCGACGCCGTCAATCCCGACCTCGTCTTCTACCTCGGCGGCATCGACGTGGCGGCCGACGACCGCTTTGGACGCATCAACCTTAGCCGCGAGGGCCTGCATGCCCGCGACGGCTACGTGCTGGAGCAGATCCACGATCGCAATCTGCCGGTCGTCCTCCTTCTCTCGGGCGGCTACGCCGAAACGCCGGAACTTACGGCCGACCTACACGCAATTATGCACCGAGAGGCCGCTCGCGTTTTTTCTCCCTCTCCCCACTCCGCAGCATAA
- a CDS encoding ABC transporter ATP-binding protein codes for MHSTFTATVHDARRRLGDLLRALHLVWEAARRWTLLWVLFLVVQGTIPTATVYLTKWLVDAVAEGLGGGLTWEVAVPVLIPAMLVGGLMLLAEVFGGLMGWVQTAQSEYLRDHIKGQIHEKAVRVDLAFYESPAYYDHMAMATDEAEGRTLSLLQSLGQMIQSSITLMGVALLLLPYAWWLPLALLVSTAPALWVVLVHRRRHHAWWEDTAPDRRWTNYFNRVLTLPFSAAEVRLFGLGSHFQEQYRTLREELRNGLIRLTGQQNWARLGAASIGLLVTVGVMAWMGMRALGGRATLGDLALFYRAFTEGKDLMRTLLNGAGSAYSDALYLEHLFTFLELTPQVTSPAEPVALPSAQAREIRFEEVGFRYPDSDEWALRNFSLTIPAGKTVAVVGPNGAGKSTLTKLLCRFYDPQEGRILVDGVDLRDCDLEALRDDITVMFQYPMQYIATAAGNIQMGDRRAEGTRERVKQAARAGGAHRIIERLPDGYDTLLGKQFEGGVELSGGQWQRITLARAFYRKAPIVILDEPTSFMDSWAEMQWLERFRTLVSTRTAILVTHRFTTAMQADLIFVMVDGQVVETGSHEDLVTQEGMYADSWQAQTTVRELGDDRGASAAPEHGVPSAKNGRSSLSPGSH; via the coding sequence ATGCACTCCACGTTTACGGCCACTGTACACGACGCCCGACGGCGACTCGGAGATCTGCTCCGGGCTCTGCACCTTGTGTGGGAGGCCGCTCGTCGGTGGACCCTTCTGTGGGTGCTCTTTCTGGTCGTGCAGGGCACGATCCCGACCGCAACCGTCTACCTCACGAAATGGCTCGTGGATGCGGTGGCTGAGGGGCTTGGGGGAGGGCTTACCTGGGAGGTTGCGGTTCCTGTGCTCATTCCCGCAATGCTGGTGGGAGGACTCATGCTATTGGCGGAGGTATTTGGAGGCCTGATGGGGTGGGTGCAGACGGCCCAGTCCGAATATCTGCGTGACCACATCAAGGGGCAGATCCATGAGAAGGCCGTTCGGGTCGATTTGGCATTTTATGAAAGCCCGGCCTATTACGACCACATGGCCATGGCGACCGACGAGGCCGAAGGGCGGACGCTGTCGTTATTGCAGAGCCTTGGGCAGATGATCCAGAGCAGCATCACGCTTATGGGCGTGGCGCTCTTGCTTTTGCCGTATGCATGGTGGCTGCCTCTTGCCTTGCTGGTAAGCACAGCGCCAGCTCTTTGGGTAGTGCTGGTGCACCGCCGGCGTCACCACGCCTGGTGGGAAGACACGGCGCCCGACCGCCGGTGGACAAACTACTTCAACCGAGTGCTTACGCTTCCCTTTTCGGCGGCCGAAGTGCGACTCTTCGGGCTCGGATCCCACTTCCAAGAGCAGTACCGAACCCTTCGAGAGGAGCTCCGAAATGGTCTTATTCGGCTCACCGGGCAGCAGAACTGGGCGCGGCTCGGGGCCGCAAGCATCGGGCTCCTCGTCACGGTTGGGGTGATGGCATGGATGGGCATGCGAGCACTGGGCGGTCGGGCAACGCTCGGCGACCTCGCCCTGTTCTACCGTGCCTTTACCGAAGGCAAAGACCTTATGCGGACGCTCTTGAATGGGGCGGGAAGTGCCTACAGCGATGCCCTCTACCTCGAACATCTCTTCACGTTTTTGGAGCTTACGCCCCAGGTCACGAGCCCGGCGGAGCCCGTTGCACTGCCTTCCGCACAGGCCCGTGAGATCCGGTTTGAAGAGGTTGGGTTCCGGTATCCCGATAGCGACGAGTGGGCCCTGCGCAATTTTTCTCTCACCATCCCTGCGGGCAAAACGGTAGCCGTTGTTGGGCCCAATGGAGCAGGAAAAAGCACGCTCACGAAGCTCCTCTGTCGCTTCTACGATCCCCAGGAGGGGCGCATTCTGGTAGATGGCGTGGACCTTCGAGACTGTGATCTCGAGGCTCTTCGGGACGACATCACGGTTATGTTCCAGTATCCGATGCAGTACATCGCTACCGCGGCCGGCAACATCCAGATGGGCGACCGCCGGGCGGAGGGCACCCGTGAGCGCGTGAAGCAGGCGGCCCGCGCCGGGGGGGCACACCGCATTATCGAGCGGCTACCGGACGGCTATGATACGCTTTTGGGCAAACAGTTCGAAGGAGGCGTGGAGCTAAGTGGAGGACAGTGGCAGCGCATTACACTTGCGCGCGCCTTTTATCGAAAGGCGCCCATCGTCATCCTCGACGAGCCCACTAGTTTCATGGACTCCTGGGCCGAGATGCAATGGCTGGAACGGTTCCGCACGCTCGTGTCTACTCGCACCGCGATTCTCGTCACCCACCGTTTTACCACAGCCATGCAGGCAGACCTCATTTTCGTCATGGTGGACGGACAAGTGGTGGAGACGGGGTCCCACGAAGATCTCGTGACACAAGAGGGCATGTATGCGGACTCCTGGCAGGCCCAGACGACGGTGCGGGAGCTTGGAGACGACCGTGGAGCGTCCGCTGCGCCGGAGCACGGCGTCCCTTCTGCAAAAAATGGACGCTCGTCACTCTCACCCGGTTCTCATTAG